A genomic stretch from Natronomonas gomsonensis includes:
- the glmS gene encoding glutamine--fructose-6-phosphate transaminase (isomerizing), translated as MCGIIGCVGRGDETLDTLLHGLSKLEYRGYDSAGVALVDDRSVSVVKKSGELDALREELSTSDIGGRVGIGHTRWSTHGPPTDGNAHPHRDCTGDVAVVHNGIIENYQSLRDELAESGHEFRSDTDTEVVPHLVEASLESGADPEAAFRAAIGRLEGSYAIACVIAGTDSVFVARNDSPLVLGIAEDATYLASDVPAFREFTDKVVYLEDGEYARLDTDGWRVSDVDGGTIEKSIETVTWDPEDTGKSGYDHFMLKEIHEQPRALRQCLQGRVDELRGTVTLEELGELSLERVHLVAAGTSYHAAIYGAQLLQAKGVPAQPFLSHEYATSPPPAEDAIVVGVSQSGETADTLAATREARRRGAETLALTNTVGSTMARECDHVCYIRSGPEIGVAATKTFAGQQTALNLLTEAATEGGADRDVIAALRNVPGQVQEVLDSSKAEAVAEAYLDSDAYFFIGRSLNFPVALEGALKMKEISYEHAEGFAAGELKHGPLALVTSETPVFATVVGDGELARKTVGNVKEVEARDAPVVAITDGQSDVARYADHVLEIPETHPRTAAILTNVQLQLVAYHTAAKLGRSIDKPRNLAKSVTVE; from the coding sequence ATGTGTGGCATCATCGGCTGTGTTGGCCGTGGCGACGAGACGCTCGATACGCTGCTGCACGGGCTCTCGAAACTGGAGTATCGGGGCTACGACTCCGCGGGCGTCGCGTTGGTCGACGACCGCTCGGTGTCGGTCGTCAAGAAGTCGGGCGAACTCGACGCGCTTCGGGAGGAATTGAGCACCTCCGACATCGGTGGACGGGTCGGCATCGGCCACACCCGCTGGAGCACCCACGGGCCGCCGACGGACGGCAACGCACACCCCCACCGCGACTGCACCGGGGACGTTGCCGTCGTCCACAACGGCATCATCGAGAACTACCAGTCGCTCCGCGACGAACTGGCCGAATCGGGCCACGAGTTCCGCAGCGACACCGACACCGAGGTCGTGCCGCATCTCGTCGAGGCGAGCCTCGAATCGGGAGCCGACCCCGAAGCCGCCTTCCGGGCGGCTATCGGTCGTCTCGAGGGCAGTTACGCCATCGCCTGTGTCATCGCTGGCACCGACTCGGTGTTCGTCGCACGCAACGACTCGCCGCTCGTCCTCGGCATCGCCGAGGACGCGACGTATCTCGCCAGCGACGTGCCCGCCTTCCGGGAGTTCACCGACAAAGTGGTGTACCTCGAAGACGGCGAGTACGCCCGACTCGACACCGACGGCTGGCGTGTCTCCGATGTCGACGGCGGGACCATCGAGAAATCCATCGAGACGGTGACGTGGGACCCCGAAGACACCGGCAAGAGCGGCTACGACCACTTCATGCTCAAGGAGATTCACGAACAGCCGCGTGCCCTCCGGCAGTGTCTCCAGGGCCGAGTCGACGAACTCCGCGGGACCGTCACCCTAGAGGAGTTGGGCGAGTTGTCCCTCGAACGGGTCCATCTCGTCGCTGCGGGAACGAGCTATCATGCCGCCATCTACGGCGCCCAACTGCTGCAAGCCAAGGGCGTCCCCGCCCAGCCGTTTCTCTCCCACGAGTACGCCACCTCGCCCCCGCCGGCCGAGGACGCTATCGTCGTCGGCGTCTCCCAGAGCGGCGAGACGGCCGACACGCTCGCTGCGACCCGGGAGGCCCGCCGTCGCGGTGCCGAGACGCTTGCGCTGACGAACACCGTCGGGTCGACGATGGCTCGGGAGTGCGACCACGTCTGTTACATCCGCTCCGGCCCGGAAATCGGCGTCGCGGCGACGAAGACCTTCGCCGGCCAACAGACCGCGCTGAACCTCCTGACCGAGGCGGCGACGGAGGGCGGGGCCGACCGCGACGTCATCGCCGCACTTCGGAACGTGCCGGGACAGGTCCAGGAGGTCCTCGACAGTTCGAAGGCCGAAGCCGTCGCCGAAGCCTACCTCGACAGCGACGCCTACTTCTTCATCGGCCGGTCGCTGAACTTCCCCGTCGCGCTGGAGGGGGCCCTGAAGATGAAGGAAATATCCTACGAGCACGCCGAGGGGTTCGCCGCCGGCGAGTTGAAACACGGCCCGCTGGCGCTCGTCACCTCGGAGACGCCCGTCTTCGCGACCGTCGTTGGCGACGGCGAACTCGCACGCAAGACGGTCGGCAACGTCAAGGAAGTCGAAGCCCGCGACGCGCCCGTCGTGGCGATTACGGACGGGCAATCCGACGTTGCACGCTACGCCGACCACGTCCTCGAAATCCCCGAGACGCACCCACGGACCGCGGCGATACTGACGAACGTCCAGCTCCAACTCGTGGCGTATCACACCGCCGCGAAACTCGGACGGTCGATAGACAAGCCTCGCAATCTCGCGAAAAGCGTCACCGTCGAGTAA
- a CDS encoding universal stress protein: MTTRVLVPMDDSELAESALRYALETHADADVTVMHVVGEPSSMLGEATALALEDDIEAAAEEQASEVLARARAIADEYDRDIDTVVDMGRPGRAIVDRAESFDTVVIGSHGSSLVDRLFIGNVAQTVFQRCPVPVTVVR; encoded by the coding sequence ATGACGACACGCGTACTCGTCCCGATGGACGATTCGGAACTCGCCGAGAGCGCGCTCAGGTACGCCCTCGAAACCCACGCCGACGCCGACGTCACCGTCATGCACGTCGTCGGAGAGCCGTCGTCGATGCTCGGCGAGGCGACCGCGTTGGCGCTGGAAGATGACATCGAAGCCGCGGCCGAGGAACAGGCGAGTGAGGTGCTCGCCCGCGCCCGCGCCATCGCCGACGAATACGACCGTGACATCGACACGGTTGTCGACATGGGCCGTCCGGGGCGGGCCATCGTCGACCGTGCGGAGTCGTTCGACACCGTCGTCATCGGAAGCCACGGCAGCTCTCTCGTCGACCGTCTGTTCATCGGCAACGTTGCCCAGACAGTGTTCCAACGGTGCCCCGTCCCGGTGACCGTCGTTCGGTAG
- a CDS encoding DUF4330 family protein: protein MELIDEKGRLFGRVNIVDALVVLFAIAVLAAGAALVFGDDPNANETEPNSDAPPADTLHVTLVTTDDAATTLETENVTVGDERATVTAIHRTPGPRSFLRVALEGVRTEQGFQFAGNPVRVNQGYTVMTETARVGTRVVERDVSPAFDTESTTVNVTTTVRRPVAEAVGTGDEQTVGDDTVATVGSVETTAVNETHSELRASVELETRLVDDSPQYGGGPVRLGRTLFLETNTYQFEAEIVGVNE from the coding sequence ATGGAACTCATCGACGAGAAGGGCCGACTGTTCGGCCGCGTGAACATCGTCGACGCGCTCGTCGTCCTCTTCGCAATCGCGGTGCTCGCAGCCGGGGCGGCGTTGGTGTTCGGTGACGACCCGAACGCGAACGAAACCGAACCCAATTCCGATGCTCCGCCAGCCGATACCCTCCACGTGACGCTCGTGACAACCGATGACGCTGCGACCACGCTCGAAACCGAAAACGTGACCGTCGGCGACGAGCGTGCGACGGTTACCGCCATTCACCGGACGCCAGGTCCCAGGAGTTTCCTCCGGGTCGCCCTCGAGGGAGTCCGAACGGAGCAGGGTTTTCAGTTCGCCGGCAACCCGGTGAGAGTCAATCAGGGCTACACTGTCATGACGGAAACGGCGCGGGTCGGGACCCGAGTCGTCGAACGTGATGTTTCGCCAGCGTTCGACACCGAGAGTACGACGGTGAACGTGACGACGACCGTTCGCCGCCCGGTGGCAGAGGCGGTCGGAACGGGCGACGAACAGACCGTCGGTGACGACACCGTTGCGACGGTTGGAAGCGTCGAGACGACTGCTGTCAACGAAACGCATAGCGAACTTCGAGCCTCGGTCGAACTCGAAACCCGACTCGTCGATGACAGCCCACAGTACGGCGGCGGTCCGGTCCGTCTCGGCCGAACGCTCTTCCTCGAAACGAACACCTATCAGTTCGAAGCCGAAATCGTCGGCGTGAATGAGTAG
- a CDS encoding inorganic phosphate transporter, translating into MVEVLIGVGLLVALFVGFNIGGSTTGPAFGPAVGAGAISKFLAGVLMSIFFAIGAWTIGRRVVNTLGRDLVYDPGVFTIETSIVVLFFIGGALFVGNYVGVPASTSMTAVGAIAGLGVATGELNWTVMGEIAIWWIVAPLVGFWVSVMIGRYVYPTLNSWIAITQTEGALVEFDRSGLLPVPQAGPNTTRREFFGTIVLVSIGCLMAFSSGTSNIANAIAPLYGAGVSMNPLILAGSAAVAVGALSIARRTLDTLGNDITDLPLTAAIVVAVVASAIVIGLSAIGIPASFVIIATMSIVGLGWGRATRTATVSGSIRGEDETNVSVGALAAEEPGEEAPEIGEEEPEDIPKASDLFDPSTTGRVILMQNLVPVISTLGSYVAFWALFTFLW; encoded by the coding sequence GTGGTCGAGGTACTCATCGGCGTCGGGTTGCTCGTCGCGCTGTTCGTCGGGTTCAACATCGGTGGGTCGACGACGGGGCCGGCGTTCGGGCCGGCCGTCGGCGCGGGCGCGATTTCGAAGTTCCTCGCGGGCGTGTTGATGTCGATATTCTTCGCCATCGGCGCGTGGACCATCGGCCGACGCGTCGTCAACACGCTCGGCCGGGACCTCGTCTACGACCCCGGCGTGTTCACCATCGAGACGAGCATTGTCGTGCTGTTCTTCATCGGCGGCGCGCTGTTCGTCGGCAACTACGTCGGCGTCCCTGCCTCCACGTCGATGACGGCCGTCGGTGCCATCGCCGGCCTCGGCGTCGCAACGGGCGAACTCAACTGGACGGTGATGGGCGAAATCGCCATCTGGTGGATCGTCGCCCCGCTGGTCGGATTCTGGGTGTCGGTGATGATCGGCCGGTACGTCTACCCGACGCTCAACAGCTGGATCGCGATTACCCAAACCGAGGGCGCACTCGTCGAATTCGACCGGTCGGGACTCCTTCCGGTTCCGCAAGCGGGGCCGAACACCACCCGTCGTGAGTTCTTCGGGACCATCGTGTTGGTCTCTATCGGCTGTCTGATGGCGTTCTCGTCGGGAACGTCCAACATCGCCAACGCCATCGCACCGCTGTACGGCGCCGGCGTGTCGATGAACCCGCTGATACTGGCCGGGTCGGCGGCGGTCGCCGTCGGTGCGCTGTCCATCGCCCGTCGGACGCTCGATACGCTCGGCAACGACATCACCGACCTCCCGCTGACCGCGGCCATCGTCGTCGCCGTCGTCGCCTCCGCTATCGTCATCGGGCTGTCGGCTATCGGTATCCCGGCGAGTTTCGTCATCATCGCGACGATGTCAATCGTCGGCCTCGGCTGGGGCCGGGCGACCCGAACCGCGACGGTCTCCGGGAGCATCCGCGGCGAGGACGAAACGAACGTCTCGGTCGGCGCTTTGGCCGCCGAAGAACCAGGGGAGGAAGCCCCCGAAATCGGCGAGGAAGAACCCGAAGACATCCCGAAGGCGTCGGATTTGTTCGACCCTTCGACGACTGGGCGGGTCATCCTGATGCAGAACCTCGTCCCGGTCATCTCGACGCTCGGTTCGTACGTCGCTTTCTGGGCGCTGTTTACGTTCCTCTGGTAA
- a CDS encoding sugar phosphate nucleotidyltransferase, producing the protein MDITTGIVLAAGEGTRLRPLTFNRPKTMLPAAGRPILEHVLDVLVDCGIERLCLVVGYQRERVQEHFGPSYRDVPITYVHQTKQLGSGHALQQAAPETDGPVLVLNGDRVIDERIVADVLEGFDGTPAMAVLDHPTPTRYGAVEVDDGTLSTLVEKPDSDAFGRINAGVYAFDESVFDAIERTPRRNGELHLPDVIGTLMDDGEVRAVSTDGLWVDATYPWDLLYLTRELLANGRVQFPERSDNVWVADSARVHPEATLQGPVVVGPDAEIAASAVVGPDVAVGRNATVGGNVTLQNTLLDSDCRVGPGSTLVDCVAGQSVSIGPGTVVPGGPSDVRVGDRVFENQGLGAVLADRASVGGGATFVPGTLVGADATVGTGAHVSGWIRNGAEVVR; encoded by the coding sequence ATGGACATCACGACCGGCATCGTCCTCGCAGCGGGGGAGGGGACGCGGCTGCGGCCGCTGACCTTCAACCGACCGAAGACGATGCTTCCCGCCGCCGGACGCCCCATTCTCGAACACGTCCTCGACGTGTTGGTCGACTGCGGCATCGAACGGCTCTGTCTCGTCGTCGGCTACCAGCGCGAACGCGTCCAAGAGCACTTTGGACCCTCCTACCGCGACGTGCCCATCACGTACGTCCACCAGACGAAGCAACTCGGGAGCGGTCACGCCCTCCAGCAGGCCGCTCCGGAGACCGACGGACCCGTGTTGGTGCTGAACGGCGACCGCGTCATCGACGAGCGAATCGTCGCCGACGTTCTCGAGGGGTTCGACGGCACGCCCGCGATGGCGGTGTTGGACCACCCGACACCGACGAGGTACGGCGCCGTCGAGGTCGACGACGGCACGCTGTCGACGCTCGTCGAAAAACCCGACAGCGACGCCTTCGGTCGCATCAACGCTGGCGTCTACGCCTTCGACGAGTCGGTGTTCGATGCCATCGAACGGACGCCGCGTCGCAACGGCGAACTCCACCTGCCCGACGTCATCGGGACGCTGATGGACGACGGCGAAGTTCGGGCGGTGTCGACGGACGGACTGTGGGTCGACGCGACGTACCCGTGGGACCTGCTGTATCTCACGCGTGAGTTACTCGCCAACGGGCGCGTGCAGTTTCCGGAGCGAAGCGACAACGTGTGGGTGGCCGACAGCGCCCGCGTCCACCCCGAGGCGACCCTCCAGGGACCGGTCGTCGTCGGTCCCGACGCCGAAATCGCGGCCAGCGCCGTCGTCGGCCCCGACGTAGCGGTCGGACGGAACGCGACGGTCGGCGGCAACGTGACGCTGCAGAACACGCTGTTGGATTCGGACTGTCGGGTCGGCCCCGGGTCGACGCTCGTCGACTGCGTCGCCGGACAGAGCGTCTCCATCGGCCCCGGAACGGTCGTTCCGGGCGGCCCGAGCGACGTCCGGGTCGGCGACCGGGTGTTCGAGAATCAGGGACTCGGAGCAGTGCTGGCTGACCGAGCGTCGGTCGGCGGCGGCGCCACGTTCGTGCCCGGCACGCTCGTCGGCGCCGACGCGACGGTCGGGACGGGCGCCCACGTGAGTGGCTGGATTCGCAACGGCGCGGAGGTAGTCCGCTGA
- a CDS encoding undecaprenyl-diphosphate phosphatase, translating into MNRAELLFALLVGILQGVLEWLPISSQGNLSIVTTAVGGVDPVVALDLALFVQVGTVFSAAAYYREDIVDALSNAPGWRPDAAFDPENADVTYLVLASLVTGIVGIPLYLTLRDAVAGLAGGVFIAVVGGLLIATGLLQRAADSMGFVGKETPALVDTLLVGAFQGLTILPGVSRSGTTVSVLLLRGYEGPASLRLSFLLAIPAGVGAAALVVVSGGGLPGISPLAAAVALGTSAVVGYLTIDVLMRFVERVPFWAVCVSLGTLAVVGGLLVAVA; encoded by the coding sequence GTGAACCGCGCCGAGTTGCTGTTCGCGCTGCTCGTGGGAATCCTGCAGGGCGTCTTGGAGTGGCTCCCCATCTCCAGTCAGGGTAACCTCTCTATCGTCACGACCGCCGTCGGGGGCGTCGACCCCGTGGTCGCCTTGGACCTCGCACTGTTCGTGCAGGTTGGAACCGTCTTCTCTGCGGCTGCCTACTACCGCGAGGATATCGTTGACGCACTCTCGAACGCCCCCGGATGGCGGCCAGATGCAGCGTTCGACCCGGAGAACGCCGACGTGACGTACCTCGTCCTCGCGAGTCTCGTGACAGGAATCGTCGGTATTCCGCTGTATCTCACACTGCGTGACGCCGTCGCCGGACTCGCCGGCGGCGTCTTCATCGCCGTCGTCGGCGGCCTGCTGATTGCGACAGGACTGCTCCAACGCGCCGCCGACTCGATGGGGTTCGTCGGCAAGGAGACACCCGCCCTCGTCGATACGCTACTCGTCGGCGCGTTTCAGGGCCTCACCATCCTCCCGGGCGTGTCGCGGTCGGGAACGACCGTTTCGGTCCTCCTCCTGCGTGGCTACGAGGGGCCCGCCTCGCTGCGACTGTCGTTTCTGCTGGCCATCCCGGCCGGCGTCGGTGCCGCCGCCCTCGTCGTGGTGAGCGGTGGGGGCCTGCCGGGCATTTCGCCGCTGGCGGCCGCCGTCGCACTCGGGACCAGCGCCGTCGTCGGCTATCTCACTATCGACGTCTTGATGCGGTTCGTCGAGCGCGTGCCGTTCTGGGCGGTGTGTGTCTCGCTGGGGACGCTCGCGGTCGTTGGGGGACTGCTCGTCGCCGTGGCGTGA